A DNA window from Pseudomonas wuhanensis contains the following coding sequences:
- a CDS encoding retention module-containing protein: protein MATLIGIVSKVIGQVYAVAGDGTRRTLVEGDRLFAGEQLVTGAEGAVAVHLQNGQELTLGRDSSLQMTSQLLAHQVPHVEAADAVTPSQAQLTDVEQLQKAIAAGADPTQTGEATAAGPGATGAPGGLGGGHSFVLLEEVGGRVDPTIGFPTAGFNGIPEFLLERRDPDNGDNGAGGAGGTGAPNNPVTLIGLSVAGGELTLNEAHLADGSASNPGALIQNGTFTVIAADGLNSLSIGGINVISGGVAVGFPQSITTQLGNTLTITGYNPATGVVSYSYTLVGNEIHAAGDGANNLSEQFTVVASDSNGDTATGSLDVNITDDVPKAIGDTNANTGSETLLTLTGSVLPNDLQGADRIATGPDSGPIIGGTFNGTYGTLVLNANGTYTYTLNTSDADFKALNGGGNATESFVYTLTDSDGDTSTATLVLNIQNSDDPVTLDGLNVEGGELTVYEKNLSDGTSPNTPALTQSGTFTVTALDGLQTLTVGGIAVVTSGVAAGFPQSIVTALGNTLTITGFNSTTGVVSYSYTLTDNETHPNANGANSITENLNVVATDVDGSTALGQINVNIVDDLPTAHPDLATIAEGATASGNVLNNDVGGADGPALSGAVVGVRAGSDTSTSAIGGLNTQINGTYGYLTLDANGNAVYHSNPNSVSAPGATDVFTYTVRDADGDESTTTITVNVADCTLVAASDSDVTVHEKALDLTKDGQDLAVGTVTGSEPGNPGETASGTLVGSVTGTTGAITYTLVGSATGTYGQILLNPDGSYTYTLTSAPATTPSANNGPNTLSESFTYQATDPLGNSVTSTIVINIVDDVPIAHADAVSVVEGGTVSGNVLGNDVLGADGPASGGAVVGVRAGSDTSTSAIGGLNTQINGTYGYLTLDANGNAVYHSNPNSVSAPGATDVFTYTVRDADGDESTTTITIDVANCSLVVAPDTDVTVQEKALDLTKDGQDLAAGTVTGSEPGNTGETASGTLVGSVTGATGVITYTLVGSTTGTYGQILLNPDGSYTYTLTSAPATTPHANDGPNTLSESFTYQATDSLGNSVTSTIVINIVDDVPTAYCDSVAVVEGGTVSGNVLDNDVLGADGPALGGAVVGVRAGSDTSTSAIGGLNTQINGTYGYLTLDANGNAVYHSNPNSVGEPGATDVFTYTVRDADGDESTTTLTIDVSNNCLVTVTDTDVTVYEKALDLTRDGQDLAAGTVTGSEPGNTGETGSGTLVGAVTGASGAITYTLVGSATGTYGQILLNPDGSYTYTLTSAPKTSPNANDGANTLNESFTYTATDAVGNSTTGTLVVSIVDDVPSNAVASDRSVPAVQIDSNLLLVIDVSGSMDDPSGVSGLSRLDLAKQAISALLDKYDNLGDVKVQIVTFSSSATDQTSIWVDVATAKSIIATLTADGGTNYDAAVATMQSAFNTTGKLIGAQNVGYFFSDGKPNEGDIGPADETALKAFLDANGIKNYAIGLGSGVSNDSLDPVAYDGSTHTDTNAVVVTDLNQLNSILSGTVQGAPVTGSLLGEGEGGTFGADGGFIKTITVDGTTYTYDPKGNSNQGSLSFSGGTNHGTFNTANNTLSIATDNSGTLLVNLDTGEYTYTSQTTTAVAISENIGFTASDNDGDLASSTLVINVIPNTPPVAVDDHVITNVLSGSIVLPGELLLANDTDINGDPLTASPTTFNTGWLIKGADFTGTNPNFSFTGNNVQAVTIARSAFVANTAAMTAVLVVSGALGSVNANNTNDEDRITVNLKQGETLNLDHNLAAGHITMEYSVNGGAYVALADGQTLTATADGTYQIHLTNIDDGGPGNSGKGAENYQLTMTINYAGAQASTPDFHGSYTANDNHGGSDSANVTISYQDGHTLTGTSGDDVLVAGAGNNVINAGDGNDVLTAGSGNNEMHGGAGNDLLFSGAGNDLLDGGTGNDTASYAHATAGVTVDLGLLTAQNTLGAGTDTLTGIENLTGSNFNDSLMGDNNSNIINGGLGNDVLNGGGGDDFLIGGLGNNTLTGGSGTDTDTFQWLKGNSGHDVITDFTPGTDKLDLSQLLQGENGTAASLDDYLHFTVSGSGASVITSIDVSAMAGATPNQTIDLAGVNLASHYGVTPGAGGVIAGGADTATIINGMLNDHSLKVDTV, encoded by the coding sequence ATGGCAACGCTCATCGGTATCGTCAGTAAGGTCATCGGTCAGGTGTACGCAGTGGCGGGTGATGGCACCCGACGCACTCTGGTCGAGGGCGATCGGCTGTTTGCCGGCGAGCAACTGGTCACCGGGGCCGAAGGCGCGGTGGCGGTGCATCTGCAAAACGGCCAGGAGCTGACCCTGGGGCGTGATAGCAGCCTGCAGATGACGAGCCAATTACTGGCGCATCAGGTCCCGCACGTGGAGGCCGCCGATGCGGTGACGCCGAGCCAGGCGCAACTGACCGATGTCGAGCAACTGCAAAAAGCCATTGCCGCCGGCGCCGACCCGACCCAGACCGGTGAAGCCACCGCCGCCGGGCCGGGCGCAACGGGCGCGCCGGGTGGATTGGGCGGCGGTCATAGTTTTGTGTTGCTGGAGGAAGTGGGGGGCCGGGTCGACCCCACGATTGGTTTCCCCACCGCGGGCTTCAACGGTATTCCCGAATTCCTCCTGGAACGCCGGGACCCGGACAACGGCGACAACGGTGCAGGTGGCGCGGGGGGGACAGGCGCGCCGAATAACCCGGTCACCCTCATTGGCCTGTCGGTGGCGGGAGGCGAACTGACCCTCAATGAAGCCCACCTGGCGGACGGTTCGGCCAGCAACCCCGGAGCGCTGATTCAAAACGGCACCTTCACAGTCATTGCGGCTGACGGGCTGAACAGTCTGAGCATCGGCGGGATCAACGTGATCAGTGGCGGTGTGGCTGTCGGTTTCCCGCAGTCGATCACCACTCAACTGGGCAACACCCTGACGATCACCGGCTACAACCCGGCCACCGGCGTGGTGAGTTACAGCTACACCCTGGTCGGCAACGAAATCCACGCGGCTGGTGACGGTGCCAACAACCTCAGCGAACAGTTCACCGTGGTCGCGAGTGACAGCAACGGCGATACCGCCACCGGTTCGCTGGACGTCAACATCACCGACGATGTGCCCAAAGCCATCGGCGACACCAACGCCAATACCGGCTCGGAAACCCTGCTGACCCTGACCGGCAGCGTGCTGCCCAATGACCTCCAGGGCGCCGACCGCATTGCCACCGGCCCCGACAGCGGGCCGATCATCGGCGGCACGTTCAACGGGACTTACGGCACACTGGTGCTCAACGCCAATGGCACGTACACCTACACCCTGAACACCAGCGACGCCGACTTCAAAGCCCTGAACGGTGGTGGCAACGCTACCGAGAGTTTCGTCTACACCCTCACCGATTCCGATGGCGATACCAGCACCGCGACGCTGGTGCTGAATATCCAGAACAGCGATGACCCAGTGACCCTCGATGGTCTGAATGTCGAAGGCGGGGAGCTGACGGTTTATGAGAAAAACCTCAGCGACGGCACCAGCCCCAACACACCGGCCTTGACCCAGAGCGGCACCTTCACTGTCACCGCCCTCGACGGTTTGCAAACCCTGACCGTGGGCGGCATCGCGGTGGTCACCAGCGGTGTGGCCGCGGGCTTCCCGCAATCGATTGTCACTGCGCTCGGCAATACGCTGACCATCACCGGTTTCAACAGCACGACCGGCGTGGTCAGCTACAGCTACACCCTGACGGATAATGAAACTCACCCGAACGCCAACGGCGCCAACAGCATCACCGAGAACCTCAATGTCGTCGCCACCGACGTCGACGGCAGCACGGCATTGGGTCAGATCAACGTCAACATCGTCGATGACTTGCCCACAGCCCATCCTGATCTCGCCACGATAGCCGAGGGCGCAACGGCCTCGGGCAACGTGCTGAACAATGACGTGGGTGGCGCCGACGGCCCGGCGCTCAGTGGCGCGGTGGTCGGCGTGCGCGCCGGCAGTGACACGTCGACTTCAGCCATCGGCGGCTTGAATACGCAAATCAACGGCACCTACGGCTACCTGACTCTGGATGCCAACGGTAACGCCGTGTACCACAGCAATCCGAACTCGGTCAGCGCACCGGGCGCCACGGACGTGTTCACCTACACCGTGCGTGATGCCGATGGCGATGAAAGCACCACGACCATCACCGTCAACGTGGCCGACTGCACCCTTGTAGCGGCCAGCGATAGCGACGTGACGGTTCACGAAAAAGCCCTGGATTTGACCAAGGACGGCCAGGACCTGGCAGTGGGCACAGTCACCGGCAGCGAGCCTGGTAACCCAGGTGAAACCGCCTCCGGAACGTTGGTCGGCTCGGTCACCGGCACCACGGGCGCGATCACTTACACCCTGGTCGGCAGCGCCACCGGAACCTACGGGCAGATCCTGCTCAACCCCGACGGTTCCTACACCTACACCCTGACTTCCGCGCCAGCGACCACGCCCAGCGCGAACAACGGGCCGAACACCCTGAGCGAAAGTTTCACCTATCAAGCGACCGATCCCTTGGGCAACAGCGTCACCAGTACCATCGTGATCAACATCGTCGATGACGTCCCCATTGCTCACGCCGATGCCGTCTCGGTGGTGGAGGGCGGTACGGTCAGCGGGAATGTGTTGGGCAATGATGTGCTGGGTGCTGACGGCCCTGCGTCGGGTGGTGCAGTGGTCGGCGTGCGCGCCGGCAGCGACACTTCGACTTCAGCCATTGGCGGCCTGAACACGCAAATCAACGGTACCTACGGCTACCTGACTCTGGATGCCAACGGCAACGCCGTGTACCACAGCAATCCGAACTCGGTCAGCGCGCCGGGCGCCACGGACGTGTTCACCTACACCGTGCGTGATGCCGATGGCGATGAAAGCACCACGACCATTACCATCGACGTGGCCAACTGCTCCCTCGTCGTGGCTCCCGATACCGACGTGACGGTTCAGGAAAAAGCCCTGGATTTGACCAAGGATGGACAGGACCTGGCGGCGGGTACGGTTACCGGCAGTGAGCCTGGCAATACCGGCGAAACTGCCAGCGGCACCTTGGTCGGTTCCGTCACCGGCGCCACTGGCGTGATCACTTACACGTTGGTCGGTAGCACCACCGGGACCTATGGGCAAATCCTGCTCAACCCGGATGGCAGTTACACCTACACCCTGACGTCCGCACCAGCGACCACGCCCCATGCCAACGACGGACCGAACACCCTGAGCGAAAGTTTCACCTATCAGGCCACCGATTCTCTAGGCAACAGCGTCACCAGTACCATCGTGATCAACATCGTCGATGACGTGCCGACTGCTTACTGCGATTCAGTCGCGGTGGTGGAGGGCGGGACAGTCAGCGGTAATGTACTGGACAACGATGTGCTCGGTGCTGACGGCCCCGCATTGGGAGGTGCGGTGGTCGGCGTGCGCGCCGGCAGCGACACCTCGACCTCGGCCATCGGCGGTTTGAACACGCAAATCAACGGCACCTACGGCTACCTGACGCTGGATGCCAACGGCAACGCCGTGTACCACAGCAACCCGAACTCGGTCGGCGAGCCGGGCGCCACGGATGTATTCACCTACACTGTGCGCGATGCTGATGGCGATGAAAGCACCACGACCCTGACCATCGACGTGTCCAACAACTGCCTCGTAACGGTCACCGATACCGACGTGACCGTCTACGAAAAAGCCCTGGATTTGACTCGGGACGGCCAGGACCTGGCAGCAGGCACGGTCACTGGCAGCGAGCCGGGCAACACCGGTGAAACCGGCTCCGGGACGCTGGTCGGTGCGGTCACCGGCGCCAGCGGCGCGATCACCTACACCCTGGTCGGCAGCGCCACCGGAACCTACGGGCAGATCCTGCTCAACCCCGACGGCAGCTACACCTACACCCTGACCTCGGCGCCGAAAACTTCGCCCAACGCCAACGACGGCGCGAATACGCTGAACGAAAGCTTCACCTATACCGCCACCGATGCCGTGGGCAACAGCACCACCGGCACCCTTGTGGTCAGCATCGTCGATGACGTGCCGTCTAACGCCGTCGCCTCGGACCGTTCGGTGCCCGCGGTGCAGATCGACTCCAACCTGCTGCTGGTGATCGACGTGTCCGGGAGCATGGACGACCCCTCCGGCGTATCGGGCCTGTCGCGGCTGGACCTGGCCAAGCAGGCGATCAGCGCACTGCTCGACAAGTACGACAATCTGGGCGACGTGAAGGTGCAGATCGTCACCTTCAGCAGCAGCGCCACGGACCAGACGTCGATCTGGGTCGATGTGGCGACGGCCAAGTCGATTATCGCGACGTTGACGGCGGACGGCGGGACCAACTACGACGCGGCCGTAGCGACCATGCAAAGTGCGTTCAACACCACGGGCAAACTCATCGGGGCGCAGAACGTCGGCTACTTCTTCTCCGATGGCAAACCCAACGAAGGCGACATCGGCCCCGCGGACGAGACCGCCCTCAAAGCCTTCCTCGACGCCAATGGCATCAAGAACTACGCCATCGGCCTGGGCAGCGGTGTCAGTAACGACAGCCTCGATCCAGTGGCCTATGACGGCAGTACGCACACCGACACCAATGCCGTGGTGGTGACCGACCTCAATCAACTCAACTCGATACTCTCGGGCACCGTGCAAGGCGCGCCGGTTACCGGCTCGCTGCTGGGCGAGGGCGAGGGCGGTACGTTCGGTGCCGATGGTGGCTTCATTAAAACCATCACCGTCGATGGCACCACTTATACCTATGACCCCAAAGGCAACAGCAACCAGGGTTCGCTGAGCTTCAGCGGCGGCACCAACCACGGCACCTTCAACACCGCCAACAACACCTTGAGTATCGCCACCGACAACAGCGGCACGCTGCTGGTGAACCTCGACACCGGCGAGTACACCTACACCTCGCAGACAACCACAGCCGTGGCGATCAGCGAAAACATCGGCTTTACCGCCAGCGACAACGACGGCGATCTGGCCAGCTCCACCCTGGTGATCAACGTGATTCCGAACACGCCACCGGTGGCGGTCGATGACCACGTCATCACCAACGTGCTGTCGGGCAGCATTGTGCTGCCGGGGGAATTGCTGCTGGCCAACGACACCGACATCAATGGCGACCCGCTCACCGCATCGCCTACCACCTTCAATACCGGGTGGCTGATCAAGGGCGCGGACTTTACCGGCACCAACCCGAACTTCAGCTTCACCGGAAATAACGTCCAGGCAGTGACCATCGCCCGCAGTGCATTCGTCGCCAACACCGCAGCCATGACGGCAGTATTGGTGGTCAGCGGAGCACTGGGGTCGGTCAACGCTAACAATACCAATGATGAGGACCGGATCACCGTCAACCTCAAACAGGGTGAAACCCTCAACCTGGACCACAACCTGGCGGCCGGTCATATCACCATGGAGTACTCGGTCAACGGGGGTGCTTATGTTGCTCTCGCTGACGGCCAGACCCTGACCGCCACGGCGGACGGCACGTACCAGATCCACCTCACCAACATTGACGACGGTGGTCCGGGCAACAGCGGCAAGGGCGCGGAAAACTACCAGCTGACCATGACCATCAACTACGCCGGAGCCCAAGCCAGCACCCCGGACTTCCACGGCAGCTACACCGCCAACGACAACCACGGTGGCAGCGACTCGGCCAATGTGACCATCAGCTATCAGGATGGCCATACGCTGACCGGCACTTCCGGCGACGACGTACTGGTGGCGGGCGCTGGCAACAACGTCATCAATGCCGGCGACGGCAATGATGTGCTCACCGCAGGGTCAGGCAATAACGAAATGCACGGCGGCGCCGGCAATGACTTGCTGTTCAGCGGAGCGGGCAATGACCTGCTCGACGGCGGCACCGGCAACGACACCGCGAGCTATGCGCACGCCACCGCCGGGGTCACTGTCGATCTGGGGCTGCTTACCGCGCAGAACACCCTTGGCGCGGGCACCGACACCTTGACCGGCATCGAAAACCTCACCGGCTCAAATTTCAACGACAGCCTCATGGGTGACAACAACAGCAACATCATCAACGGCGGTTTGGGTAACGATGTGCTCAACGGCGGGGGCGGTGACGACTTCCTTATCGGTGGCCTGGGCAACAACACCCTCACCGGCGGCAGCGGCACCGACACCGACACCTTCCAGTGGCTCAAGGGCAACAGCGGCCACGACGTCATCACCGACTTCACCCCAGGCACCGACAAACTCGACCTGTCGCAACTGCTGCAAGGCGAAAACGGCACTGCGGCGTCACTGGATGACTACCTGCACTTCACCGTCAGCGGCAGTGGTGCGTCGGTGATTACCAGCATCGACGTCAGCGCCATGGCCGGCGCCACGCCGAACCAGACCATCGACCTGGCGGGGGTGAACCTGGCCAGCCATTACGGTGTAACGCCGGGGGCGGGTGGGGTGATTGCCGGCGGCGCGGATACGGCGACGATCATCAACGGCATGCTCAATGATCATTCGTTGAAGGTGGATACCGTGTGA